The Rouxiella sp. WC2420 region CAATATAAGGAAAACGTTCAAGCTGTTTCATCAGAGCCACTGAATCATGGGTGTAAGTCAGCAGAAAGTCGGTTTTGCCGTCCAGCAGCAGGGCAATGTTGCCAGCGAAAGAAGGGGGATGGTCGGAAAGCCGTATACAGCCGCACTGGTGGGTCGGATCAACCTTGTTTATCCAGTCCGGAAAAAAGGTTTGCGCCAGCGTGTTCAGTGAGGCGAAATGCAAAATCGAACTTTTTTGCATGTGGCGTTCGCGCAATTCCCCGCGCAGCTGAGTGAGTGAAAACACCATCTCCGAGGCAGTGGTGAGAAATTCCTGCCCCTCTGGCGTCAGTCGGATCGGATAAGTTTTACGGTCAAACAGCGGCACCCCCAGCCATTCTTCAAGCTGTTTAATACGGCGGCTTAGCGCTGACTGAGTAATGTTGCGTTCCCCGGCTGCGCGAGTGAAGCTGTAACAGTGCGAAACGCTCAAAAAATCTTCAAACCACTTTAGTTCCATATAACAAACCCCTGGCTAGTTATGGCGAACATATCTACGGGAGAGATGAGACGTTTTAAGGCTCAATAAGAAAAGGCGACGGCAGAAATTAGCTATTTTTAAGAAGGGATAAATAATGCAACAAACGCGCCACTGTATTAATAATCGGTAACATCCTCTTAAATTTACGGTTCTGAGCATTTTATTCCGGTGTATAAAAAACAAACCTGCATCGTTACGGGCTTTTATTGCACCTCAACGGTGCAAATTACTTTTTCTAATGCGTAACGGTTTCTTTGATGAATAAAATAACCTCAATTCGGGCACCTCTTTAGAGGTAGCTTTCAGCACGATCAGCTGCCAATTACCCAAATTTAAAAAATAACCGTTCAGATAATCTCCTTTTGTCGCAGATTTTTTAGACTTTTTATTTGGCGTAATGTGCTGGTTATTTGGTGGAAATTAGTTGTATGTCCTGAGGTAATGGCTTATGACTAAATATTAATCCTGTAAATGTTAATTGGCTGTTTTTTTATGTTTGTTTGCTGTTACTCACAGTCTTTGTAAAAGCCTGTGCGTTATATTGACGACGCCGGAGAGAGTTGCCAAATTGATGTGAACAGGATTGACCAGAAGATTCATCCGGTAATTATTTGCACCCTTTTTTGGTGCAAATGTTTCCCCCCAAAGCTCTCTGGTGGCGTCGGTCACACGTCTGAAAATCACTTCTGCAGCTACCAGACAAACACTCTCACCCGTAAATAAAAAATAAAGGGTGAGGTGAGCTGAAACACAACACACATCCACATCACCATTATAGATGGA contains the following coding sequences:
- a CDS encoding LysR family transcriptional regulator, which produces MELKWFEDFLSVSHCYSFTRAAGERNITQSALSRRIKQLEEWLGVPLFDRKTYPIRLTPEGQEFLTTASEMVFSLTQLRGELRERHMQKSSILHFASLNTLAQTFFPDWINKVDPTHQCGCIRLSDHPPSFAGNIALLLDGKTDFLLTYTHDSVALMKQLERFPYIELGKELAIAVCAPDSDGKPLYPIAEKGMPTPFLSYGNRSFFGHALSALFAIRPLPLKPIYENPMSSGLKAMTISGCGVSWLPASLIKSELSSGVLTRAADRSWDIQTNIRLYRLEKSRNIQAENLWNKARKLHTAQAVA